The Streptomyces sp. Mut1 genome window below encodes:
- a CDS encoding TetR/AcrR family transcriptional regulator, giving the protein MARTRLTPERESELYAAVLDLLREVGYDALTMDAVAARTHSSKATLYRQWGNKPALVVTALRHNKPGTLGDVDTGSLRGDFHAVLSRSDDCQMEKDAALMRGLSHAVHNNPDLLQALRELLVEPEMTGLDKLLRRAVERGEVSPDNPALRYVPHMLIGAFATRQLVEDRPVDQAFLLDYVDSVIIPALGA; this is encoded by the coding sequence ATGGCACGCACACGGCTCACGCCCGAGCGTGAGAGCGAGCTGTACGCCGCCGTGCTCGACCTGCTCCGTGAGGTCGGCTACGACGCCCTCACGATGGACGCCGTCGCCGCGCGTACGCATTCCAGCAAGGCCACCCTCTACCGCCAGTGGGGGAACAAGCCGGCGCTCGTCGTCACGGCTCTGCGGCACAACAAACCCGGCACCCTCGGCGACGTCGACACCGGCTCGCTCCGTGGTGACTTCCATGCCGTTCTCAGCCGCAGTGACGACTGTCAGATGGAGAAGGACGCCGCGCTGATGCGGGGTCTGAGCCATGCCGTCCACAACAATCCCGACCTCCTCCAGGCCCTGCGCGAACTGCTGGTCGAACCCGAGATGACGGGTCTCGACAAGCTGCTGCGCCGAGCCGTGGAACGGGGAGAGGTGAGCCCGGACAATCCGGCGCTCAGATATGTACCGCACATGCTGATCGGTGCCTTCGCCACCCGGCAGCTGGTCGAGGACCGCCCCGTCGACCAGGCATTCCTCCTCGACTACGTCGACTCCGTGATCATCCCCGCTCTCGGAGCCTGA